Proteins encoded in a region of the Benincasa hispida cultivar B227 chromosome 2, ASM972705v1, whole genome shotgun sequence genome:
- the LOC120072087 gene encoding uncharacterized protein LOC120072087 gives MAPYEALYKRPCRNPICWNEVGEKKLLGLELVQQSSDSIKLIRENLKVARDRQKSYTDKKRRELEFEVGDQVFLKLSPWKEILRFRRKGKLSPRYIRRYEIVERVGPATYRLALPLELARIHNVFHVSMLRKYVPDSTHVLPEQPVQLKENMSYEEEPVGILDRKKKVLRKMMIPLVKVLWRNHGIEEVTWEAEEKMRSRYPQLFSQYPCTKFRGKIS, from the coding sequence ATGGCTCCATACGAGGCTTTGTATAAAAGACCATGCAGGAATCCaatatgttggaatgaagtaGGAGAAAAGAAACTATTAGGCCTAGAACTTGTTCAACAGTCGTCTGATAGTATTAAGCTTATCAGGGAAAATCTTAAGGTAGCTCGAGACAGGCAAAAGAGTTATACGGATAAAAAgagaagagaattagagtttgaagTCGGTGATCAGGTATTCCTTAAGTTATCTCCATGGAAAGAGATACTTAGGTTTAGAAGAAAAGGGAAGTTGAGCCCTAGGTACATCAGACGTTACGAGATAGTGGAACGTGTTGGTCCAGCAACTTACAGGTTAGCTTTACCCTTAGAGTTAGCTCGTATCCACAATGTTTTCCATGTATCGATGTTGAGGAAGTATGTGCCAGATTCTACTCATGTATTGCCTGAACAACCAGtgcaattaaaagaaaatatgtcATACGAGGAAGAACCGGTAGGAATTCTTGATAGAAAAAAGAAAGTACTAAGAAAAATGATGATACCTTTAGTAAAGGTATTATGGAGAAATCATGGTATTGAGGAAGTTACATGGGAAGCcgaagagaaaatgagaagtAGATATCCCCAATTGTTCAGTCAATATCCTTGTACCAAATTTCGAGGAAAAATTTCCTAA